Within the Marasmius oreades isolate 03SP1 chromosome 10, whole genome shotgun sequence genome, the region ttgttgaaacgttgactCGTTGGCCAGACCAAGGCAAAGCCAACTGCGGCTCGAGCCTCGAACGCCACTATATGTTGTATCTTCCCGTCTTACTTCAACTCTTTGAAACACCCAACGTAACCAACAGACCGTCGCCAAAAGGCCGGAATAGTTCACTTCCGACAGCTTCCGGCAGGGTCCCAGAAAGTGGCGAACTTCTGTATTGATATAATGATGCTGATCTCCGTCACACTAATTGCATTGTCATGCTTACAGTATACTATGAGCGCTGaggttttctttcttctccttcctgttctattctcCACTCCTACACTTCTCTAATCGAGACCCGCAAAATGCCTCCCACCCGCAAAATAGAAAAGTCTACACCGCTCCAAAGAGGCCTTGCATGTTTAGCATGTCGGTGAGTTTCACTGGCTCTCTATGAGACACGTCGTTCTCATTAATTGTGTCCTGAAGCAAGCGGAAACTCGTGCGTTACAACCTATTATTCACCCTTCTACACCGGACTGACCTGTATTACAGAAATGCGATGGTAAACGACCAGTCTGTTCGTCATGtatcaagatgaagaggGATGGAGAATGCGAATACGAAGACAAGAAGCAAAAGAGCCGGACCCAGAAACTGAAGGAGAAGCTCGCGATGTTGGAAGAACGAATACGAGAGCTTGAAGGACCTGAAGACGGCGAAAGTGGTACAGCTGCTGCGTCGTCTGGTTCACCCGGATTGTATGATCCACCGGTACAACTTCATGATACCGCCCAACTACTCGGCCTTCCAGACTTGGACAACATCGATTTCTCGACTCTTGCCGACGTGGGTGGTTCCCGCCCAGTCTCGGTCGCAGGATGGCCTAGCTTTTCTGCGTCCTCCTCGGCATCATCCTCCAGCGGTTCTTTGGGTCCTGTATCGAGGTCCGTTACTGGGAGTCCCTTTGCTACAGGTAGCGACAATGAGGTGGACCTGGATCAACTTTTGAGTATCAGCATCTCCGGTTCCAACATGGAATTCTCCAACCCCTTTAATAACGGCCTTGTGAACACTTCCTTCTCTAACCTGTTGCATTGGGACCCAAAATCACCGCTTCCGGAAGAAAACAAGCAGATTCTGTGCGTTATTTTATTGCGATGGGAATTTCCGACTTGGCCGGCTAATACATGATCTCAGGTTGGATATATTCTACGCCCATCGTCATCAGTGCTGGTTCGACGGGGATTTCTCTCGCTTCGATCCTACCAAATCTCCCCATCTTCATGTTCAGCAAATGCATCAACAAGTTACCGAACCTCATCCTGCATTATGGAACTCGATCTACCTCCTCGCATGTTATTTTGCACGTTCACCATTCCTCGTCGAGTTAGAGAACAATTTCCTCACGCGCACCCTTCACGAAATCACTGTTGCCCTGGACAACTCGGACCGACTCTCTGATGTTGTCCAGGCGTCGTGTTTACTGGCCGTATATCTCTTCTCCAACAGTCGGATCTTAGAAGGTTATTGCCACTCCTTTTCCGCTGCAAGACTCGCGGTAGGTCTCGGACTACATCAGCTCCAACACCCAAAAAGCTTCTCCTCTCAAGGTGCTTCCTACCGCTCGGACAATTCGCCTTCAACAAGCTCTAATCCACTTCCCGGTCTAATCACAGGACTGGGACCATCCGGAGCCTCGCCAATACCGATACCGCCCCCCAAAAATAGTTTTGAATTACGAAATAGAATCTCGGCGTTCTGGCAGGTATTCATGGTGGATCGATGCTGGTCTGTAGCAAATGGGTTACCAGTCGCTTTGCCGGATGGGGAACATCATCGAGGGCGGATAAAGACACCTTGGCCTGAACCACCGGTATGTTTCCCTTTTGATTATTTCCGCTCACACTCTTCTTAGAGATTGATGTGCGGTACAGGATGAAGAAGTGATGAACAATGACTCCAGCTTCTCTGGCGTTTACATGCCCGCGTTGAAGGCGAAAGCAGCTACGTTGTATGAAAGGACGTTTCGGTTGGCATCAGGTGAGTGTTCAAGCGTTTCAAGCCCATGCGGTTTCCCGCTCAATTCATCCCCGATTCTATCCGTCATCAACTCCCCCCCAGCATCCAACAAAACGGACACATATTGGGTTGAGTATAATAAAACTCTTCACGCTCTCCAACGATTCTCGAGCTGTGTACCTTTCTTTGTCGGCTACGAAGCATGGCGAACTCAAGCCCCATTTCTGGATGTCGAACTGTTCTCGGTGCACACACTCGTGAATGTCTGCAATATCCACCTACACGGTGGTGTCGTTCAATCGTCGGAGATTGACCTAAGCAATGGGTCTGTTCCACTCCAAGCTGCGAACTTCATCATGTCGTTGATAAGGCAGTTGAGTCAGGGAGACTATGAATATCTGGACCCCTTAGTCAGTGTGAGTTTTCTTTTCCCCAATTCTTTTCGCCCCCTTCTTTTTCCGATCAGGTCACTTATTCATTGTTCTTTTTATGACTGTGCtttttaggcatgttggctATCAGTCGCGAAGCTCTACATTCGGCTGCTGAATGCGGTGGCTGTGGGCACGATGACGTCATTGCCCGCATACGCGCTTGAGGGAGAGCTAGATGTGATTGTCAATGCGATGAGAACACTGAGCGTGTTCGTCCCTTTGGCTGGTAAGCAAACGTGATTTTCATCATTTCCAATTGAATGTTGACTTACATTGTCTTTTGCATATAGGCGAGCACGCGAAAAAGGTGGAAGAGGAGCGAGGATTTGCAGGAAGCGTGATATGACAGAGCTTTTCTGATTCAAATTGAAGGTTCCTTCTTGTATCGGACTAGGGCCAAGTTCCATGAAAGAGGAATGAGAGCTCGTTCTTGGTCCCTTCCGCAGAAAACCGAAGGCTGATCTTATCGGGATGAATTTACCCTTTGGAGCATTAGTGGAGACGATGCCCTCATAGAAAGGTTCGAAATGACTCCGAGCCATTGTGGATGGATTACAGGATTTTACGATACGTTCTATTTTATCTTTATCTTCGGCACTTGTAGTGTAACTTAACGTTCAATTAGTTGTATTTTTATCCAAGTCCTAACCAACTCAACACAGATTACTGTGGGTAGGATTACCTCCATATAATTTTACACACACCTTCGATCTTCAATCCACAGACGGTTCCCCGACAACCAAACTCACCTGATCTTTCTATCAACACCCCCTTGTCAACACGATCTTGGTGTCGATTCGATGTCACGATTGCACGCAGATCGTTAGACTCGTAACGGGCGGCAAGCTCGGATGCGACTCGGACCAGCCTAAATCTATTAGGAGCAGGAGCGGCTGCTGCACATCTTTCCCCCCCATTTGGTATGTTCTTCAGAAGGGCCAAAAGGGATAAGCTAGGGGCTGGATTGTTAGACAAAGGTGACACTTTCCTTACATAAAACAGGCTTTCCTGACCCTCAAATCGGGCGATAGGCACATGCAAGTCTGATTTGACCCCAAGGCTAAATTGCCCCAACCCTGTACTAAAAGTACTAAAGCACCTCATCGACCGGCAAGCTCTGTTTCGAACTGAGTATGATCCCGATTCCACCAACCCTGTGAAGCTCGTTGACCTTGATCGAACTCACTTTCGAATTTCGAGTTAAGGACTTACGCCTAGTAGTGTTCCGAATCGGATTTTCAGGAAACATTATGTACCAAGTCCACAAGTGAAACGTGGCgtccaacgttcaacgttcaacgctGGTATCGAGAGCCTGCGCCCCGCCCCCGCCCCCGGCCAATCACAGACGACCCGGGAGCCGTGGATATCTTTTCCCGTGCGGAAAAGGTTGGTCCCGTCGGGGGGCGGGGCGTGGAAAACCTCCACTTCCTCTTGCAAGCCCGCCCACTCCCTAGAGCCGTGGAACTTCCAAACTTCGACAGGTTCTTCGACGGACCGGTCGAGAGTAGTGGGAGGCGGAAACACCCCTGGACCTTGACCAGTTAATGGGGACTTGAAGTTTCCGTTTTTACCCCAAGACACAATAGACGCCCTTGTGTAATGTGCGCAGGCTCTTGGAGTCCTCCGAGTCGGAACTCGAGACGCTGCCCGTCTGACTCGCAGCTGTTGTCGTGATTTGAGCTCACAAGTGAGCACCCCAGCTCGTCCCAAATTTCCGAGTTGAAAGGGGTTGGGGGGTTTGACCAGTGCATGTAGTGACTTACTACGGACTCTACATAGGAGTGGGCCGAAAAGGAAGCTCAAATGAACCTCACTATTAACACTAGGTAACTTACGGTGGTTAGTTCAGACTCGGAGGGGTGCGGAAAGATCTGAGGGTGAGGTAAGGTGCCAAGGAAGTCATGAGGCAAGTATGTGCGCCCAATGCGAGTCTAGGTGTTTGTACCAACAACTTTCTGCCGCCCAACAATGATCGATGAATGTTGTTGGATGGCCATCTTCGAATAGTTCCGCCCAAAGCGGGTGAAGTCGGAAGTTGTGATCCGGAATTGTATTCACTTCAAATGCCAGTTCCAAGTTCCAGATGCTGAGCAAGAGACTCACGTTATTTGATGATGGTATGTATATTCAAGAGCCAGACAGAGTAAAGTTGAGCAAGacgtcaagcttcaagtacGGACCGTGAATGAGTCGTCAATTGTGACTTTATTGAGCAAGAAACTCACGTTACCTGATGGTATCAGTAATACTGTGGATTCAGTATATTCCAAAGGCTCCGGATGAAACAGAGTAAAGTAAGCAGGACGTCAAGAAGTCCGGCCCGTGTATCTTGGCCACTGAGTCGCAGAGATACCGTTGACAATGTGACTAGTACAGCTTTTCCTGAACAGAAGAGGCCATCTTAAGTTATCACCGTGGTAGTAGGATCTCTACTCCGAGTCCCCAAAGTGTCGTCGTCCGTGGGCAACCCATGATTCCCCTCGGCATGTGGAATGTGGGGTAAGGCATTGGATGACCGTGTTCTAGATCTGGGGAACTTGTgggggaagagaaggaaacctGGGGCAGGTCTCAATTCTCTTCGACAGCTGGGGGTGGTCGAATCGAACACACACCACTACTTAGACTTCCTGCCCATTCAAATTTCATTCGAGGAAGCGAGTTTATTAATATTCATGGAAGCCGGAGCTTATACTAGAAACCGACGCCAGCGGGACGATTTGATGGGAGTAGAGTCGATGAAAGACATAAACAATTCGGAATTGATCACCCACAGGAAAAAACCCAACGGCCAATGGGTCGTAGCTTGACGTGACTGCCACATAATAGAATCTCGGCCGCTGCTGAAAATCAATTTAATTCCCCACAAGTAAAAGCATACCCGTCGTTGTTTCACCCCGAATCGTTTAGACAGGCGCCACTCAAGCGGCGAGTGGCTCGAGTCGGGCGCCAATTGTATTGATATGGAAGGAGAGGTCGGGTAGCAAGATTGAAAGAAAGACATCCTGTTGAGATCCCGACGGCCGTGAAAAGGGCAAGTAGTTTCCAGAACTTTGGTATGGAGCCGGATAGGTCGGTGCGGAATAGGTAGACGCCTACATTATGATTATGCGGTGAGCTGGATTCGGGTCCGTCGGCAAAGTTGAGGAATGGAAACTTTTCAAACTGTCGCAGAGAGAAGtcgaaaggaaaagaaaattcAGCAACCATAAGCTCTAAAGTAACGTTGTTGTAGGGCTACCAGTGGACTTGTCCTCCTCCTGTAATCATATAGCCAAAACGCCGAAAATCTTTTGATTGGACGAGCTTTAATGTAACCCTGGTATTTTGATCTGGTTAATCGCATCGCTTTGTGGGGAagcaaaggaaaggaaaccgGCATGGCCGCGATGAAGCGCCGCAGTTCGTGTTGTTGGTCCATTCTCCAGCGGTAGGCGGTACACCCGCATGATGCGCATAGGGCCAACGGAACAGTTTCGTCCCCTCCCAAGTATCCCCAGCCACAAGTTTATGTTTGCTAGCGGCCTTAATGGGTAGCGAAGTACAATGCCCAGGTATATGGCAAACTCGAACGCCACGAGCTATGGCTGTGCTTTACTCGTAGTTCTGGTTCTAATTTTGAAGGTGAAGCGAGTAAAACAAGATGTTTTCTTCGTGTTTTCTGGATTTCCAAGAACTGATGCAGTTTGTAAGTCAAAGAGAAGGGGTGTCACTGCGTCGCTGCGTCATCCTTCGCGACCTACGCGGTGTTGGTTGATAATCCTCCGAGTAGGAGAAAACCAGGAAATAGGAAGCGCGGTTGGGCGCGGTCGACCCTGCAGTCCcttgaagaaaaggaaaagaaagacatCTCGCACAAAGTTTATTGACCTTGACTTGGTTTTGTGAATATCCGAGTCGGCGTTGTTGAGTTTTATTCCACATGTTTCGCACGACCGCTGACATTGATTTGATTGTCGTGCGATCGTGGGTTCCGACGGCTGCGGGAAGGCTGGTAACCAGTAACCGCCCGTTGTATCATCAAAGCGTCATCCGGCAGGCTAGTCAGGCACACTGGCATTTTTTCCTGCAGGAAATGGGATTTTTCAGAGCAATAAATAAGAGAAAAGGCCCGGAATATTACCTTGGAAGAGGCACAGAAGAGAAACATCCGCTTGAGGAGCAGTTGGGACAAGCGGGACTAGGTGGGGATGGTGTACTTACTTAAGCAAATACCATTACGAGAACGTAATGACGCTATTTTTTGCACGTGAGCGCGGCTGTATTGAAATAAAACCGCTTTAAAGAATCTGTTCCGCGCCCCCtagctaccctccctccgaGGTCCCCACCACGCCCCCTACCCAAGCCGCCTGAGCCTGAGGCATTGTACTGCTCGTTGCTACTAGCCATCTGGTGCTCATCTCGCTCGACGAGCTCTTCGTTCAATCGGTCCAAGCTCGTGGTCAGTTCAGGTCTCAGTCAGTATCGGCGGTGCTTGTGAGTAATGGTCTTACTGTCAAGTTCTTGTTCACTCACTGGAAGAGCGGTCTGTCAATTAGCTACGATCTCGCCGACGAGGAACCATCCCAATCATCTATCAGAAAACGGTCTTTGCAGTTCATTTAGGTATAGCGTTTCTGTTTAAGTACGTTTCATGACAATCTTGGCTTTGACATTGCTTTTTCATATTCATCTTATTTGCAGTTACACTTAATGATCGCGACGATTCAACCACACATAATGTCCACGATTTCAACGCCGGTTATGTCTCGGCACTCTAATAGTACGGGTGCACCTCTTCCTATCATTCCTCGCAGGggctcgtcgtcgtctcgCATAAATACGGCAGCAGCTCAATTTGTATCGCCCCCAAAAGCGACTGCGAGCCCAGTCCAGATAACTGTGCAGCACGCCACCCCTCCAGAAGATGAGAAGTCGGGTCCGATAAGCCTGCGTAGGCGGGTGAGACCCAACACTTCCTCGGACCCAGCTCTTCTGTCCCCTCAATCCAAATCTCGACCTCTTCTGAGAGTCACGACACCTTCTCAAGCCACCCTCACGCCTTCTCGTCCACCTCGCTCAAAGAAAGAGATTACACGGGCCCACCTCTCTGTCGttgattcttcttcatcggagGAGGAGTTCAAACAAGAGCTTGCAAAGGATGCTACCCCAAAGCCATCAACATCCACCGTGACACCCACCCCTACAGTCGTTGACAAGACTCCTATACATCGAACCTTGTCAGAATCTCATGTCTATCGTCCCGGCATCCTTTCACTCCCCAAGTCAACACTACCTACCTCACCCGAAACCCCTGTCCCATCTGTGATTCGCAACAAGTCAGGTCAGCCGGTAAAATCGTCCCTCAAAAGATCTTCGTTAAGTGGTAGCCTCAAGCTCGGCTTGAGCGGCATTTCCAGCAAGAGCGAACCCTCGACGCCGACCATCCCGAAGGCCGTTAAGTTCGACACGTGTCTTGAGCGGGTGAAGTTGTTCTTAGCGGAACAGAAACCTCTCGCTGTATCGCGGGATGGGAGTCCAACTGACGAAACAGATAGTGATTTCCCCGCTTTTATCTTCGGAAGAGACGACAAGAAGAATCTGACGATGAAGGTTGTCAATATGCCCTCGATGATCAATTCAGCCGCGAACGTGGCATTGGAGCAGATGAAATTACTACCGGAGCTTTCATCGGTAGTGGGACGTGTCAGGGTCAAGAATTTAGCCTACCAGAAATGGGTAGCTGCCAGGTTTACTTTCGATGATTGGCAAACCACTAGCGAGGTTACCGCCAAGTATGTGGAATCTGTTTCCGGCAACGTGGATGTTTTTACCTTCGTGATAAAGTTGAACGATATGTTGGCACGATTAGAGGAGAAGACGATGATGGTGGCTATACGTTATACCGTCGGTGGGAGAGAATTTTGGGATAACAATGGTGGAAAGGACTACatgatttccttcttcaggcAGTCTCAGCCCCCCGCGGAAAGTAGGCGCACCTCCATTGAAGATTCCCGTTCCTCTGGGGATATATCAGCCCTTCGAAATAGGCTTGAAGAGGTGGCCCAGAAGCAGGATAGCGAGCTGAACGCTTCGTCCATGATGGGAGCACGTCGCGTAACTCATCAGAGAAAACCGCTACCTGATTTCAAGGCCAGCAAGTCCCTTGCTGATCGCTACGATTTTGGTTCGTCCTTCAGTGAAACTTGGGTGCCACCGTCTCCAACGGCAACCTTTTCTCGGAGCAGACACGCCAGAATGAA harbors:
- a CDS encoding uncharacterized protein (CAZy:CBM21), with translation MSTISTPVMSRHSNSTGAPLPIIPRRGSSSSRINTAAAQFVSPPKATASPVQITVQHATPPEDEKSGPISLRRRVRPNTSSDPALLSPQSKSRPLLRVTTPSQATLTPSRPPRSKKEITRAHLSVVDSSSSEEEFKQELAKDATPKPSTSTVTPTPTVVDKTPIHRTLSESHVYRPGILSLPKSTLPTSPETPVPSVIRNKSGQPVKSSLKRSSLSGSLKLGLSGISSKSEPSTPTIPKAVKFDTCLERVKLFLAEQKPLAVSRDGSPTDETDSDFPAFIFGRDDKKNLTMKVVNMPSMINSAANVALEQMKLLPELSSVVGRVRVKNLAYQKWVAARFTFDDWQTTSEVTAKYVESVSGNVDVFTFVIKLNDMLARLEEKTMMVAIRYTVGGREFWDNNGGKDYMISFFRQSQPPAESRRTSIEDSRSSGDISALRNRLEEVAQKQDSELNASSMMGARRVTHQRKPLPDFKASKSLADRYDFGSSFSETWVPPSPTATFSRSRHARMNSHPTTSPKNNLKHVSRKPIPGSPRECDDDTFQPSPFVSSDLEDVPSPLQKERLTRNHHRGYDLDVLENTPRLKRTPAGVMDFESSSSDEGGITTSFCVSSAEYFTLSPLDVTPRSMSDLALETQSAFLMPPIASPLSEATPALSSPSSNSSTSSSPCTDDFISTLTAALARDIESESTNYHQFLSRFCFYTGTELNGCSSSETNSPTEDLSRSSSSDSVEFLLSSSPRLQGYANCPHLTAPVVRSGSVTPTSVISGTSEERSPTPV